In Panulirus ornatus isolate Po-2019 chromosome 2, ASM3632096v1, whole genome shotgun sequence, the DNA window acacatatatcctcttggtcaatctttcctcactcattctctccatgtgcccaaaccatttcaaaacaccctcttctgctctctcaaccacgctctttttatttccacacatctctcttacccttacgttacttactcgatcaaaccacctcacaccacacattgtcctcaaacatctcatttccagcacatccatcctcctgcgcacaactctatccatagcccacgcctcgcaaccatacaacattgttggaaccactattccttcaaacatacccatttttgctttccgagacaatgttctcgacttccacacattcttcaaggctctcagaattttcgccccctcccccaccctatgatccacttccgcttccatggttccatccgctgccagatccactcccagatatctaaaacactttacttcctccagtttttctccattcaaactcacctcccaattgaattgaccctcaaccctactgtacctaataaccttgctcttattcacatttactcttaactttcttctttcacacactttaccaaactcagtcaccagcttctgcagtttctcacatgaatcagccaccagcgctgtatcatcagcgaacaacaactgactcacttcccaagctctctcatccccatcagacttcatacttgcccctctttccaaaactcttgcattcacctccctaacaaccccatccataaacaaattaaacaaccatggagacatcacacacccctgccgcaaacctacattcactgagaaccaatcactttcctctcttcctacacgtacacatgccttacatcctcgataaaaacttttcactgcttctaacaacttgcctcccacaccatatattcttaataccttccacagagcatctctatcaactctatcatatgccttctccagatccataaatgctacatacaaatccatttgcttttctaagtatttctcacatacattcttcaaagcaaacacctgatccacacatcctctaccacttctgaaaccacactgtgtgtgtgtgtgtgtgtgtgtgtgtgtgtgtgtatgtgtgtgtgtatgtgtgtgtgtgtgtgagtgtttgtttgtttgtttgtttgtttatttgtttgtttatttgtttgtttgtgtataatATGAGTCTAGGTTAAGGTTAGCTTAAGTTACAGTGTGGTAAATATTGATATTATTGGCAATACTTTCAGCATCAAACAAAACCACAATCTTGCGCAGATTCGCCATTAAGCAACTATATTTGTAACATGCACTCgcataggagtaaagacttgCTACTTGTACGTAGGGTTATGAAACGTGCAGCACGAAtggaaatcttacctggaatacacacacacacacacacacacacacacacacacacacacacacacgcgcgcgcgcgctcgcgcgcgctcGCGcataaatgtataggtatgatgaTCACCGtagtccgtgatgaaagttatgtcgatgaaattgcacttcagtaggagttcatgtaATAGTATTCAACATAacttttctgtacatgtggcacgacatgtttcgttgAGACAGTCCACGTCATCAGGAGCCAGTAATTAAAAAAGTAATTTAAATCCTAACATCACATTTGAGTACCTCCGTCCAGCAGCAATTAGTGGTTggtccgtatatatatatgtatatatatatatatatatatatatatatatatatatatatatatatatatatatatatatatatattttttttttttttttttttttttttttttttttgccgctgtctcccgcgtttgcgaggtagcgcaaggaaacagacgaaagtagtggcccaacccacccccatacacatgtatatacatacgtccacacacgcaaatatacatacctacacagctttccatggtttaccccagacgcttcacataccctgattcaatccactgacagcacgtcaacctcggtataccacatcgatccaattcgctctattccttgccctcctttcaccctcctgcatgttcaggccccgatcacacaaaatctttttcacaccatctttccacctccaatttggtctcccacttctcatcgttccctccacctccgacacatatatcctcttggtcaatctttcctcactcattctctccatgtgcccaaaccatttcaaaacaccctcttctgctctctcaaccacgctctttttatttccacacatctctcttacccttacgttacttactcgatcaaaccacctcacaccacacattgtcctcaaacatctcatttccagcacatccatcctcctgcgcacaactctatccatagcccacgcctcgcaaccatacaacattgttggaaccactattccttcaaacatacccatttttgctttccgagataatgttctcgacttccacacattcttcaaggctcccaaggattttcgccccctcccccaccctatgatccacttccgcttccatggttccatccgctgccagatccactctaaaacactttacttcctccagtttttctccattcaaacttacctcccaattgacttgaccctcaaccctactgtacctaataaccttgctcttattcacatttactcttaactttcttctttcacacactttaccaaactcagtcactagcttctgcagtttctcgcatgaatcagccaccagcgctgtatcatcagcgaacaacaactgactcacttcccaagctctctcatcccaaacagacttcatacttgcccctctttccaaaactcttgcattcacctccctaacaaccccatccataaacaaattaaacaaccatggagacatcacacacccctgccgcaaacctacattcactgagaaccaaccactttcctctcttcctacacgtacacatgccttacatcctcgataaaaacttttcactgcttttaacaacttgcctcccacaccatatattcttaataccttccacagagcatctctatcaactgtagcatatgccttctccagatccataaatgctacatacaaatccatttgcttttctaagtatttctcacatacaattcttcaaagcaaacacctgatccacacatactctaccacttctgaaaccacactgctcttccccaatctgatgctctatacatgccttcaccctctcaatcaataccctcccatataatttaccaggaatactcaacaaacttatacctctgtaatttgagcactcactcttatcccctttgcctttgtacaatggcactatgcacgcattccgccaatcctcaggcacctcaccatgagtcatacatacattaaataaccttaccaaccagttaataatacagtcaccccctttttttaataaattccactgcaataccatccaaacctgctgccttgccggctttcatctaccgcaaagcttttactacctcttctctgtttaccatatatatatatatatatatatatatatatatatatatatatatatatatatatatatatatatatatggttggtgatgggaaaTATAAAGTTTGTCGTATGAATATACATTTTACATGTTTTTTCATGTATAATAAGCATAATAATCATTAGTCGGTATCTCAAATATAAAGGGTTAGGGCATTGATTAATGGTTAGAGGAGACAGTAAAGATAAAAAATTTTAGATGGTATTTGGCCAACCAGGCAAGGTCATGTGAAAGGCTGGTTATAGGTCAAACCGcaatatagtgaagatacattttttctgacccgtaaaggtcaggtcagagacatTAAAGCAGGGTTATTGATATGGCTGATAAAGGTCAAATTAAAAATCGGTGACGTTGAAGGTGTAACGAAGATGAGGGTAGATTGAAGATGGCATTTGACGGACATTCCCTTTATGGGTAAGGTCAGAGTTCTGTAAAGATCAAAGGCCAGTGGTGTCATGGATAtagttaaattgagggtttagtGACGATAAGGGTGTAATGAAGTCAAGGATGTAGTGACgatatgggtgtagtgaagatgagtgtgtagtgaagatgggggtgtagtgaagatgatggtgcgctatagatgaggttgtaaTGATGTGGGAGTGGTGATGAAGCTGTAGGAAAGGTAAGGCTGCAATAAAGAGAAGGCTGAGGTAAACAGGAAGGTATAGTTAAGACGGCCGTTGACCTGACCTGGAAGGGTGTAATGAACATCAgaggatagtgaagatgaggttgtaggaAGGCAGGCAGGTCAGGTTTTCGTCGACTCCTCTTTacctcatcactgcttgttacgtTTTCCCTATTTCCTCCATTCACGAATGTTTCaaatcattttcttctttgtgtcacagtattagcTTCCTTTCAAAACCTCTTagtcttcctaaagtttactaatATTCTGTCATCCCAtagtctcatttgctctctttttcagccccttgcCTCTTCTTCCTGTGTATCTagcagttatttgcactccttctctgaAAAGGACCGCCCATGCATCTTTCTTTTCATTAGCAACTTAACGtcgtcatcccaccattcactgtcCTTTCtcatctgctcacctcccagCTTTCACATGCTATACATTTATCTCTGACATGTTAGATCTTCCCTGAACaactcccattcttcacccagtcCCCTACcttcgcttactctcaccatttgttGTAATCATATTGCCAGTTTATCTTGATATCTCTTCATACAAGCCTCATTCTTTTCCAGGTACGTATACATTCACTaccatcttttctttcatgtaaTATTATCTTTACTGAAAGCCTCTACAGGTCTTCACCCTGGCCCCCACCAGGTGGGGGCCTCTTGGTATATAATCCATTAATGTGTCCTAGACCTATAATTATATCTACTGCATCATAACCAACCAGACCTATCATCATATCTACTGCATCATAACCACCCAGACCTATCATCATATCTACTGTATCATAACCACCCAGACCTATCATTATATCTACTGTATCATAACCAACCAAACCTATCATTATATCTATTGCAGCATCACCACTATGACCTATCATCATTCATCTACTGCAGCACCATCACAAGAGACCTATTATTATATCTACTGCAACATGACCACATAGACCTATCATTACATCCACTGCAACATCATTACACAGACCGTATCATTATATCCACTGtaacatcactacacatacacatcatTATATGTACTACatcaacacacagacatattataTCTGCTGTAACATTATCACAAGTACGTATCATTATATGTACTGCAACACCACCACTCAGACCTCTCATTATATTTACTGTAACATCAATACCCATACATATTGGTATATTTCTAAATCTTTATCCACTTTTTACAGACATAATGTTGATACCAGTTTGTAACATATCCCAGCATACTAAAGAATGATATCAGATCGAATGTTCCGGATTCCTTGTGTTACTTCTAACCTAACTATGATCATTCATCAAGGATATTGAAACATATTAGGTCACTGGATTACTGTTAAATTTTAAAGTTTCTGCTGACCTCAACCATGAAATCTGAACAGCAGAGGAAGATGAGCTCGTGGGCCAAGAGGAAGGGCATCAAAGTTCTACGGAAAAGTGAGCTGAGGAAGTtggtggaagaaggaagaagaacgcGAGGGagtatgatggagggagggtttgggGTATGTGTCCTGCTAAAGCTCAATGGTCAGTGGTTGGTTATGAAGACTTTCAAGAGGAATCAGTACACCTCGATGATGAGAGAGCTTCGAGGTCTGGTGAGAGCTAAGGGTCCTGGGGTACAGGAACTGTACGCCATATGTCCACAGAGGAATGTAATGCTCTCCAAGTATGCTGGTGATAGTTTGTCCAGCGTGATAAAGCGAGGACTGTCCAAAAATAAGGCCACTCACATTATGGGATGTGTACTGAGAACCACGGACAGGGTACTGACTGAAGCAAACATCTGCCACAACGACCTCAAGCCGAGCAACATCTGCGTGGCTGATATCAAGAGTGTGGAACCGAAGGTCACCCTGATAGATTATGGTCTGGCGTCGACTGTTGGGAAGTTGACAGTTTGGCAGTGGATGTATCCTCGCCAGAAGGAGTGGGTTGCACCAGAGCTGACGAAGAGAGGTGTCTGCTCCGAGAAGTCGGAAGTGTACAGCCTGGGTTACGTGGGCAGGAGGATAAACGGCAAGGATAGGTCACTCTTCTCTCCTGGCTTACGAGACTGGGTGATCAAGAGCCAGAGCTATAACCCGGAATCACGACCTTCAATCAGATACGGAATTCTTCAAGCGAGTTCAAGGTCCTGAGGAGGGTAAATATACCGTGCATGCAGTCACTTATTCTTGGGTCTTTTGAGGCATTTAATATGGcagatgatattcattatttcaaaGTTCTTTCCATTATTTATGACAGTAGATATATTTACATAAGGCTGAAGACTGGGAATCGCTGGATGGCTATATATATTGGGCTTCAAAGGCCAGTGACCTAAAGGACATTAGGTAGGTCGGCTATTTACCGTATATAAGCTTGTCAAGTTTTAAACAACGCACGAGAAATTCTTAACACCTGAAAATGATTCTAAAGTCAATTACATTCACTGTGTATAGTGCCCATGATAATTTTATTATGCTATAAGTCCTttcacagggcatgtgaaatgtccagggtaaaccttagaatggtctgtgggtcctgaatgtggatagggagctgtggtttcggtgcattgcacatagcccgtgagcagatgtggcctctcTATATcagtttcctcgtgctacctcgctgacgcaggaagcggtgatcaggtgtgggggagatgtcttttttcatatatttgatctgttttctgtggggcaggttgGCGTCGGGAATGTATGAccgcgaacaagtatgaatatgtacaggtatacatatatattttcgccatttcccgcgttagcaagatagcgttaagaacagggggctgagcctttgagggaaatcctcacttgtcccccctctctgttccttcttgaaaattaaaaaccagaggggaggatttccaaaccccctcttcctccccttttagtcgccttatacaacacgcaTCAGAAGCATAATAATCATTAGTCAGTATCTCAAATGTAAAGGGTTAGCTCAGTGATTAATGGTGGAAGGAGACAGTAAAGATCGAAAAATGTAGATGGTATTTTGAGAACCAATCAAGGTCGGGTGAAAGGCTGGTTATAGGTCAAACTCCAGTACAGTGAAGGTACATTATTCCTGacccgtaaaggtcaggtcagagacatTAAACCAGGGTTATTGAAATGACTGATATAGGTCAAGTCAAAGACATCGAAGGTGTAACGAAGATGAGGGGAGATTGAAGATGGCATTTGACAGACTGTCCCTTTATGGGTAAGGTCAGAGATCTGTAAAGATCAAAGGCCAGTGGTGTCATGGGTAtagttaaattgagggtttagtGACGATAAGGGTGTAATGAAGCCAAGGATGTAGTGacgataagggtgtagtgaagatgagtgtgtagtgaagatgaggtgtagtgaagatgagggtgtactgTAGATGAGGTTGTaatgatgtatataattcattAATGTTTCCCAGACCTGTAATTATATCTACTGCATCATAACCAGTCAGACCTATCATCATATCTACTGCATCATAACCAGCCAGACCTATCATCATATCTACTGCATCTTAACCACCCAGACCTATCATTATTTCTACTGTATCATAACCACCCAGACCTATCATTATATCTACTGTATCATAACCACCCAGACCTATCATTATATCTACTGTATCATAACCACCCAGACCTATCATTATATCTATTGCAGCATCACCACTATGACCTATCATCATTAATCTACTGCAACACCATCACAGAGACCTATCATTATATCTACTGCAGCATGACCACTTAGACCTATCATTACATCCACTGCAAGATCATGACACAGACTGAATCATTACGTACACTGTAACATCACTACACATACCTATCATTATATCTTAGACCTATCATTACATCCACTGCAGGATCATTACACAGACCGTATCATTATATCCACTGTAACAGCACTACACATACATATTATCATATGTACTACATCATCACACAAACATATTATATCtactgtggatcaggtgtttgctttgaagaatgtatgtgagaaatacttagaaaagcaaatggatttgtatgtagcatttatggatctggagaaggcatatgatagagttgatagagatgctctgtggaaggtattaagaatatatggtgtgggaggaaagttgttagaagcagtgaaaagtttttatcgaggatgtaaggcatgtgtacgtgtaggaagagaggaaagtgattggttctcagtgaatgtaggtttgcggcaggggtgtgtgatgtctccatggttgtttaatttgtttatgaatggggttgttagggaggtaaatgcaagagttttggaaagaggggcaagtatgaagtctgttggggatgagagagcttgggaagtgagtcagttgttgttggctgatgatacagcgctggtggctgattcatgtgagaaactgcagaagctggtgactgagtttggtaaagtgtgtggaagaagaaagttaagagtaaatgtgaataagagcaaggttattaggtacagtagggttgagggtcaagtcaattgggaggtgagtttgaatggagaaaaactggaggaagtgaagtgttttagatatctgggagtggatctggcagcggatggaaccatggaagcggaagtggatcatagggtgggggagggggcgaaaattctgggagccttgaagaatgtgtggaagtcgagaacattatctcggaaagcaaaaatgggtatgtttgaaggaatagtggttccaacaatgttgtatggttgcgaggcgtgggctatggatagagttgtgcgcaggaggatggatgtgctggaaatgagatgtttgaggacaatgtgtggtgtgaggtggtttgatcgagtgagtaacgtaagggtaagagagatgtgtggaaataaaaagagcgtggttgagagagcagaagagggtgttttgaagtggtttgggcacatggagagaatgagtgaggaaagattgaccaagaggatatatgtgtcggaggtggagggaacgaggagaagagggagaccaaattggaggtggaaagatggagtgaaaaagattttgtgtgatcggggcctgaacatgcaggagggtgaaaggagggcaaggaatagagtgaattggagcgatgtggtataccggggttgacgtgctgtcagtggattgaatcaaggcatgtgaagcgtctggggtaaaccatggaaagctgtgtaggtatgtatatttgcgtatgtggacgtatgtatatacatgtgtatggggggggttgggccatttctttcgtctgtttccttgcgctacctcgcaaacgcgggagacagcgacaaagtataataaaaaaaatagaatataactTTATCAAAAAAACCTTTCATTATATCTACTGTAACATCACTACCCATACATATCGCTACACTTCTAAATCGTTATCCTCTTTTTACAGACATAATGATTATACCAGTTAGCAACATATCACAGCATACTAAAGAATGATATCAGATCGAATGTTCGGGATTCCTTGTGACATTTCCAACCTAACTATGCTCATTCATCGAGGATATTGAGACATATTAGGTCATTGGATTACTGATATATTTTAAAGTTCCTGCTGACCTCAACCATGAAATCTGAACAGCAGAGGAAGATGAGCTCGTGGGCCAAGAAGAAGGGCATCAAAGTTCTACTTAGAAGTGAGTTGAGGAcgttggaggaagaaggaagaagaacgcGAGGgaacatgatggagggagggtttgggGTATGTGTCCTGCTAAAGCTCAATGGTCAGTGGTTGGTTATGAAGACTTTCAAGAGGAATCAGTACACCTCGATGATGAGAGAGCTTCGAGGTCTGGTGAGAGCTAAGGGTCCTGGGGTACAGGAACTGTACGCCATATGTCCACAGAGGAATGTAATGCTCTCCAAGTATGCTGGTGATAGTTTGTTCAGCGTGATAGAGCGAGGACTGTCCAAAAATAAGGCCACTCACATTATGGGATGTGTACTGAGAACCACGGACAGGGTACTGACTGAAGCAAACATCTGCCACAACGACCTCAAGCCGAGCAACATCTGCGTGGCTGATATCAAGAGTGTGGAACCGAAGGTCACCCTGATAGATTATGGTCTGGCGTCGACTGTTGGGAAGTTGACATATTGGCAGGGGATGTATCCTTACCAGAAGGAGTGGGTTGCCACAGAGCTGACGAAGAGAGGTGTCTGCTCCGAGAAGTCGGAAGTGTACAGCCTGGGTTACGTGGGCAGGAGGATAAACGGTAACATTAGGTCACTCCTACCTCCTGGATTCCGAGGCTGGATGATCAGAAGCCAGAGTCATGACCCGGAATCACGACCTTCAGTCAGATAGGGAATTGTTGAACTGAATTCAAGGTCTTGAGGAGGTAAACATGCCGTGAATACAGTCGCTTATTCTTGGGGCTTTTGAGGCATTTAATATGGCAGATGATATTCACTCATTATTTCAAAGTTCTTTCCATAATTGATGACAGTAAATATATTACATAAGGCTGAAGACTCAGGGATTCGCTGGATGGATGTAAATTGGGGCTTCAAAAGCCAGTGAGCTAAAGAACATCAGGTGGGTTGGTTATTTAGGCTATATAGGCTTGTCAACTCGCAGGTTTGTAGGGACGTCATTGTCAAGTTTTAACCAACGTTTGAGAAATCCTTAACTCCTGAAGTTGATAATTCTCAGACTGGTTACATTGATGGTGTGTATATAGAGCCCATGATTATTGTACTACAAGTTCTTTCagagggtatgtgaaacgtccggggtaaaactTAGAACAGCTCATGTAtatcagtttcctggcgctacctcgctgacgcaggaagcgGTGATCAGGTGTGGGGAAGAagagatgtatatatttttttcctgtgtttGTAGTGTTTTCTGTATGGCAGTGCGGCTTCGGGAATGAATGACGGCgaacaattatgaatatgtaaattttcgttttcatacatattagccgttttccgcattagcgatgtagcattaagaccagaggactgagccttagaggtaatattcTCACATCATCGGCATTACTTTCATCAAACAAAACCACCATGTTGCCCAGAGTCCACATTAGGCAACTTTATTTGTAAGATACACTCACATAGAAGTAAATAGTTGTTCCATATATATAGGGTTATGAAACGTGCCACACGAATGGAAAACTCtacccggaacacacacacacacacacacacacacacacacacacacacacacacacacacacacatacatacacacacacaccagcatttaTAGGTATGATGATCAG includes these proteins:
- the LOC139752340 gene encoding death-associated protein kinase 3-like, with protein sequence MKSEQQRKMSSWAKKKGIKVLLRSELRTLEEEGRRTRGNMMEGGFGVCVLLKLNGQWLVMKTFKRNQYTSMMRELRGLVRAKGPGVQELYAICPQRNVMLSKYAGDSLFSVIERGLSKNKATHIMGCVLRTTDRVLTEANICHNDLKPSNICVADIKSVEPKVTLIDYGLASTVGKLTYWQGMYPYQKEWVATELTKRGVCSEKSEVYSLGYVGRRINGNIRSLLPPGFRGWMIRSQSHDPESRPSVR